A single Kryptolebias marmoratus isolate JLee-2015 linkage group LG7, ASM164957v2, whole genome shotgun sequence DNA region contains:
- the LOC108251282 gene encoding pancreatic secretory granule membrane major glycoprotein GP2-like, with the protein MHRPLLYLCVLIALTGAATAEICTLTGPTVIDFQGHLNNVTDRCAYSLLADSGNDLKVVANFRERRHRDVSFVDSVTLTVGSSADEIVLEQGGRVLVNDAVMSINSTGQNFFGVDVVKDETGVTAEFTTTEYTINVFFDGTTAQISMEVPVNSTLTGLCTDSSDVSSGYNCYSSETDCTEENSTACEEVTKRCNILTKYTFASCNADLDPTPYIDACKETVSRYPLKDGLITQFLWAYARACSLVGHNELGDWWTKAECSPPKAYCQDVICRDHEFCGWKFSGEPACLCRADFGCTYRDSNTLGDPTVCKHNSASLTLANCLLEERGIDYEVLHLYDPTCKGELNEDNNMVTFNFDTSNLCGAIISYDENEINYTNAIINQNFTDDIVRHDQVFIEFSCFHRQPDLRTVSFTIMDNSYMHITTGEWTYNVSMIPYIDEKCSKVVATETEVKLNQKVWVELKTQGLDEETIAVVTDSCWATSVSDPYSTSRYDLIINGCANPRDGTVRVRGNGVGTSNRFSFNMFEFRQHSNHVHLHCQLRLCLKKNNNCVPMCPSSKRRRRFARSKYTQDEPALISMGWRK; encoded by the exons ATGCATCGCCCCCTACTGTACCTGTGCGTTCTCATCGCACTGACAG GTGCTGCTACAGCTGAGATCTGCACCTTGACCGGCCCCACTGTCATTGACTTTCAGGGTCATCTTAATAATGTGACAGATCGGTGTGCGTACTCTCTGCTAGCAGACTCTGGCAATGACTTGAAAGTGGTTGCCAACTTTCGGGAACGTCGCCATAGAGACGTGAGCTTTGTGGACAGTGTGACTCTGACTGTGGGCAGTTCAGCTGATGAAATTGTCCTGGAACAAGGAGGCAGAGTCCTG GTGAACGATGCAGTGATGTCCATCAACAGCACTGGCCAAAACTTTTTTGGTGTTGACGTGGTCAAGGATGAAACTGGAGTTACTGCAGAGTTTACCACCACTGAATACACCATAAATGTGTTCTTTGATGGCACCACGGCACAGATCTCCATGGAAG TTCCTGTTAATTCAACTCTGACTGGTCTGTGTACTGACTCCAGCGATGTTTCAAGTGGTTACAACTGCTACAG CAGTGAGACCGATTGCACAGAAGAGAATTCAACTGCCTGTGAAGAAGTGACTAAACG CTGCAACATCCTGACAAAATACACCTTCGCCTCCTGTAACGCTGATCTTGACCCAACACCCTACATAGATGCCTGCAAGGAAACTGTGAGCAGATATCCATTAAAGGATGGTCTCATTACTCAGTTCCTGTGGGCCTATGCCAGAGCCTGCAGCTTGGTCGGCCACAATGAACTGGGAGACTGGTGGACCAAGGCTGAATGCT CTCCACCTAAGGCTTATTGTCAGGATGTAATCTGCAGAGATCATGAGTTCTGTGGCTGGAAGTTCAGTGGAGAACCTGCCTGCCTCTGCAGAGCTGACTTTGGCTGCACATACAGAGACTCCAACACTCTTG GTGATCCCACAGTTTGCAAGCATAACTCTGCTTCCCTCACTCTTGCTAACTGTCTGCTGGAGGAAAGAGGCATCGACTATGAAGTCTTACATCTCTATGACCCGACCTGCAAGGGTGAGCTGAATGAGGACAACAACATGGTGACTTTCAACTTCGACACCAGCAACCTCTGTGGAGCAATAATCTCG TATGATGAAAATGAAATCAACTACACAAACGCCATCATAAACCAGAACTTCACTGACGATATCGTTCGCCACGACCAAGTGTTCATTGAGTTTTCCTGCTTCCATCGTCAACCTGACCTGAGAACCGTTTCTTTCACCATCATGGACAACAG CTATATGCACATAACAACTGGTGAATGGACTTACAATGTGTCCATGATCCCCTACATAGACGAAAAGTGCAGCAAAGTTGTCGCTACAGAAACTGAAGTGAAGCTCAATCAGAAGGTCTGGGTGGAGCTGAAGACCCAGGGGCTGGATGAAGAAACAATCGCCGTGGTGACTGACTCCTGCTGGGCAACCAGTGTGTCGGATCCTTACAGCACCTCAAGATACGACCTGATCATAAATGG cTGTGCCAACCCTCGTGATGGGACTGTGCGTGTGAGGGGAAATGGAGTAGGAACTTCCAACCGCTTCTCCTTTAACATGTTTGAGTTCAGACAACATTCTAATCATGTCCATCTGCACTGCCAACTCCGGCTGTgtcttaaaaagaacaacaactgtGTCCCG ATGTGTCCTTCAAGTAAAAGGAGACGTAGATTTGCCAGGTCCAAATACACCCAGGATGAACCAGCCCTCATCAGCATGGGCTGGAGGAAATAG
- the LOC108228922 gene encoding alpha-tectorin isoform X2 — MHRPLLYLCVLIALTGAATAEICTLTGPTVIDFQGHLNNVTDRCAYSLLADSGNDLKVVANFRERRHRDVSFVDSVTLTVGSSADEIVLEQGGRVLVNDVVMSINSTSRNFFGVDVVKDETGVTAEFTTTEYTINVFFDGTTAQISMEVPVNSTLTGLCTDSSDVSSGYNCYSSETDCTEAPDSSIDCEAVTKRCNILTKYAFTSCNADLDPTPYIDACKETMCRYPLEDGLITQFLWAYARACSLVGHNELGDWWTRAECSPPKAYCQDVICSDHEFCGWKFSGEPACLCRADFGCTYRASNTLGDPTVCEHNSASLTLANCLLEERGIDHKVLHLVDPTCKGKLNENNMVTFNFDTSNLCGATILSVDNEINYTNAIINQNFTGDIVRHDQVFIEFSCFHRQPDLRTVSFTIMDNSYVGRITSGEWTYNVSMIPYIDEKCTKVVATGTEVKLNQKVWVELKTYGLDEETIAVVTDSCWATSVSDPDSKPRHDLIIDGCANPDDGTVRVKGNGVGTSNRFSFNMFEFTRHPDNVHLHCQLRLCLKKDNNCVPMCPSSKRRRRFARSKYTQDEPALISMGWRK; from the exons ATGCACCGCCCCCTGCTCTACCTGTGCGTTCTCATCGCACTGACAG GTGCTGCTACAGCTGAGATCTGCACCTTGACCGGCCCCACTGTCATTGACTTTCAGGGTCATCTTAATAATGTGACAGATCGGTGTGCGTACTCTCTGCTAGCAGACTCTGGCAATGACTTGAAAGTGGTTGCCAACTTTCGGGAACGTCGCCATAGAGACGTGAGCTTTGTGGACAGTGTGACTCTGACTGTGGGCAGTTCAGCTGATGAAATTGTCCTGGAACAAGGAGGCAGAGTCCTG GTGAACGATGTAGTGATGTCCATCAACAGCACTAGCCGAAACTTTTTTGGTGTTGACGTAGTCAAGGATGAAACTGGAGTTACTGCAGAGTTTACAACCACTGAATACACCATAAATGTGTTCTTTGATGGCACCACAGCACAGATCTCCATGGAAG TTCCTGTTAATTCAACTCTGACTGGTCTGTGTACTGACTCCAGCGATGTTTCAAGTGGTTACAACTGCTACAG CAGTGAGACCGATTGCACAGAAGCTCCTGACAGTTCAATCGACTGTGAAGCAGTGACTAAACG CTGCAACATCCTGACAAAATACGCCTTCACTTCCTGTAACGCTGATCTTGACCCAACACCTTACATAGATGCCTGCAAGGAAACTATGTGCAGATATCCTTTAGAGGATGGTCTCATTACCCAGTTCCTGTGGGCCTATGCCAGAGCCTGCAGCTTGGTCGGCCACAATGAACTGGGAGACTGGTGGACTAGGGCCGAATGCT CTCCACCCAAGGCTTATTGTCAGGATGTAATCTGCAGCGATCATGAGTTCTGTGGCTGGAAGTTCAGTGGAGAACCTGCCTGCCTCTGCAGAGCTGACTTTGGCTGCACGTACAGAGCATCCAACACTCTTG GTGATCCAACAGTCTGTGAGCATAACTCTGCTTCCCTCACTCTCGCTAACTGTCTGCTGGAGGAAAGAGGCATCGACCACAAAGTCTTACATCTCGTTGACCCGACATGCAAAGGCAAGCTGAATGAGAACAACATGGTGACTTTCAACTTCGACACCAGCAACCTCTGTGGAGCAACAATCTTG TCCGTTGACAATGAAATCAACTACACAAACGCCATCATAAACCAGAACTTCACTGGCGATATCGTTCGCCACGACCAAGTGTTCATTGAGTTTTCCTGCTTCCATCGTCAACCTGACCTGAGGACCGTTTCCTTCACCATCATGGACAACAG ctaTGTGGGCCGCATCACATCTGGAGAATGGACTTACAATGTGTCCATGATCCCCTACATAGACGAAAAGTGCACTAAAGTTGTAGCTACAGGAACTGAAGTGAAGCTCAATCAGAAGGTCTGGGTGGAGCTGAAGACCTATGGGCTGGATGAAGAGACAATCGCCGTGGTGACCGACTCCTGCTGGGCAACCAGTGTGTCGGATCCTGACAGCAAACCCAGACATGACCTGATCATAGATGG ctgtgcaAACCCTGATGATGGGACAGTGCGTGTGAAGGGAAATGGAGTAGGAACTTCCAACCGCTTCTCCTTTAACATGTTTGAGTTCACCAGACATCCTGATAATGTCCATCTGCACTGCCAACTCCGGCTGTGTCTCAAAAAGGACAACAACTGTGTCCCG ATGTGCCCTTCAAGTAAAAGGAGACGTAGATTTGCCAGGTCCAAATACACCCAGGATGAACCAGCCCTCATCAGCATGGGCTGGAGGAAATAG